In Lolium rigidum isolate FL_2022 chromosome 7, APGP_CSIRO_Lrig_0.1, whole genome shotgun sequence, the DNA window ACTTAATGAGCTTTTCTTGTATGATATGGTATATCTAACAGATATGATCATATGAATCTGACTAGGAAATCACAAGTATTGGTAAACCAGAATTATGGTGTGAGCTTTTCCTGTATGATATGGTATATCTAACAGATATGATCATATGAATCTGACCACGAAATTACAAGTGTTGGTAAACCAGAATTATGGTGTCTATGGCATGATCAGCATGTTTATCTGAACTGATAACCTAGATCGTTGTACTTGTATTGATTGAATGCTTaaggaatttttttttgttttagttcAGCATCAGGGATCCTTAGTTCTCTATGTTGTGCTGTTTGTTAGCAAAACTTACCCTTAAAGGTGCAATGTACTTAAGCTGTACTTCTGAATAAGCGAGTGCGTTGCCTTTGGATGTCATTGAGTCTACACTAATTCCAACGCTTTCAAGTAGCTTGCTAAGACCTGATGCAACATGTGAATTTAGCAAGATCATGTGAGTTTAGCAAGATCTGCTGTAGACTTGGAAACTGACATTGCTAACCATTTCGAATGTAACTAATGTAGATAGCAGCATTGACTACACCAAATTCGTCAAGTTCGGTGTCATTGACTTTCCTCTCAACTTCGAAATATTTGCCCTTCCTGATATAGCAAGTATTAGCAAATATACTAGTGGAATATCCTTATAATAACTTGCAACAAAATATTGGAAGAGTAATGCTCTCAGAGAACCTCATGTTGGAATCCTGGTTTGTGTTGACAGTACTGACAGCTAGTAGGCGGCCTGATGCTCTAGGAGCAACCTTAACCTGGTGCTGGTGGAGGTATGCCTGGCCATGGGGCATTACAAGGTGGCCGTACTTGGATCTTCCTCCACCTGCATTGTATACCTGACGCAGATGCTGAGGGAACTGTTTGTTGGCAAGAGGAGCAATGGAGCCTATTTGCTGCATTGCGGATACTGTTGATGCTGCTATTGGTGGCAATGGTGCTACTTATAGTGATTGTGATTCCAGAAGGCACCTGTTTTTTCAACATTCTTCATAGACTTCTAGTCTGGTAGTTGGAGTGTACACCTCTTAATGTCTAAACGAGTGTGCTGACGAAATTATTTGGTCTACAGGCAGCTGAATTTGGTGTTTGAACTGTTGAGCTGTAGTCAGTTACACACGGCAGATCATTATTTAGTTCCAGGACATTTGAGTTTCCAAATTTTGTGCTGAAGATATTCTTTGGCTTGTAAAGAGCTTTGTTTCTGAA includes these proteins:
- the LOC124671642 gene encoding acyl-acyl carrier protein thioesterase TE3, chloroplastic-like yields the protein MQQIGSIAPLANKQFPQHLRQVYNAGGGRSKYGHLVMPHGQAYLHQHQVKVAPRASGRLLAVSTVNTNQDSNMRKGKYFEVERKVNDTELDEFGVVNAAIYISYIRNGLSKLLESVGISVDSMTSKGNALAYSEVQLKYIAPLRIGDKFVVKVKPTKIKGVRVIVEHRIETLPDHKLILEAKGTIVCLDKDYHPTRVFPEVSAKVLQFFSSKDE